GAGCATTGTCTTAAGCTCTATAAAATCTCTACTAACAAAACTTTCTGAGATATGAAAttctgtaaaaataaatatgtccACCTCAATTTGTCTGAGATAACAACTATCCCCCAACCTCCAAAGGAGTGGAGTGTTCTCTTGCTATGGACAAAAGTCTAatagtcattttattttttattttacctaaCACAAACaactaaacaaaaaataaaattatagaaaactCAAATTcataggaaaataaaaaatacactacACACGGAGGCGGTAGTGGCACTGAAGGACATGTGCCACTCTAGGAGAGTGCCAGACCGTCGATCCTGAATGTGCCAAAGTCATTGGACCCATAAACATTGTGTGTGGTGGCAGAAGAAGCCTCCTGTATGGTGCTGTATGGATCTACGTGTGCGCTTTGACTCATGCTGCTCCTTCAATGAAACATTAGGCAGTATAAAAGATTGGCAGTTGAGGAAGCTTGCGGTGGGGCATGGTGGCGCTTGACCtctgaaaaatatcaaaatgtgAATTCTCCATTCTTTGACAGgaaagaaacataaaaaaataaataaaaaacaatgaacagaaaaataaagactgaaactgaaaaataaatagcagttaggaggagggagggaggaattttttaaaaatgaattattttttaaaaatgattttttaaacattctaatatcttaagaaaaaaaatataaatttatttataactacttctttaactattaaaaaaataaaaaaatatatgatttttttcttctaagcaaaaatatatgaatttacACATTGAATATTGATACCATCATTTTCCGTGATGTTTCACACAACATCGTTACGTCACCGTTGCAGGAATTTTTTTCTTCGCTCTCCTCGTGTCATCAGAAACTTCAGCGCTGCTCAATTTCCTCTCCCACCGAGGCACATATGCGAAGGGACAGAAAGAGTTAAGGAGTAGGGTTTTTCTCTGTGAATTTCATGGTTTTAGACTCGTTTCcctaaaatttttcaaacagcTTATTCTCTCTCTACCCCGCAATTCAATGGCGGATCGCTCGGAGTCTTCGCCTCTCGTGCCTCCGACGCCGATCGCCGAACCCAGCGAGATCGACCTCGAGGCCGGCCCCGGAGAACAAATTCAATGCAGGATTTGCCTTGAAACCGACGGTAATTTCTCCGGTTGACTTTCTTAAATTTCCATTTTTGGTTTCGACAAGtcgcttcttttttttttttttttgtcgaaATTATCTTCAACATTTTGGGTTCGAGGCGaattgttattataaatttgaattttttttcttttttctatagaGTCGGTTTTCGAGATTATTATGGTAAGTTCCAagtaagtttatttatttttttccttgttttgcgAGAGTTTCTATCATTTACATGAATTGTCGGAAAAATGGTCATTATGATATGACTCTTTTGCAAATTCGTGCTCAGTGGAATCACTTTTTCTGTCTTTAAGCCGAGGAAACAATTTGCATATGTTGTTGCTGCTTTGGGCTTcttaattgtataaaaaaaatgttgctcTGGGCttctgaaaatgtattttaagtGAACTAATAAGGCAAATAATTGCATCCACCTTTGCAAAGACGTGGGCTTAATATGGAATCACAGAAAATTATCATGTACTCCTGGAGTAATTCATGAATAACCTGATACTCCATTCTTATCACAAAACGTCATGCCTCTAAAATTGTTTATGTAAGGCacctttatttaataataagataGGAGTAACTTGTGTCCGTACTTAATACTTACTTGTTACATTGCGTGCTCTTAACTTCTCAACAATAAAACAATAGATCATCTAAAACCAGTAACATCTAAGGTAGGGTCAGTTTTATATGAACTTCTCAAGGAAGAGCTGGGCCAATTTCGCTGTTTTTATGTCGATAGTGCAGAGTTTTTTTAGAATTGTGTTGTGATTTTTTGCTTAGGTTCTGGAcaattatttttcccttttccttgaCTGCTATATGGGTGTCTTTTAGAGATGAGTGGGACAATTTAGGCTCATCATCTTgtgatcctctctctctctctctctctctctctctctctctcttcactcAGGTAGGGATTTTATAGCTCCTTGCAAGTGCAAAGGTACATCAAAGTATGTACACCGGGAATGTTTGGATCATTGGCGAGCTGTAAGGGTATGGCTGTAATCTCCATGTgccttttaaaatttaatagatCATATCATTCAATTGTCATATTAGGGTTTCCTATGCCAGTTATGTATATGATCATAGCTCATATGGTTAGATCAGGTTATGTGAGTGTAACACCCCCTCCCGTAGGCTAGAGATGTCAcacattttcataaataatactaGGCAAGATATCTcgtaatttaataaaataaatatctaattcataaaaataattattaaacaaaacatGTTTTGAGAAATATGATCGAagtttgaattgaaaaatatctttcataaattaattaaaaagccTAGAATTAAATCAAAATGCTCCATCTAACCTGTCTACTCGTACTCATCATCTTCACCGGGGtggttaaaaacataaaacaaactaaaatgagtcgaagacTGAGTAAGAAACCAATTATAGCGTAAACATACTTACCATaaggtttttcataaaatatttaatgttgAGAATTAAAATCACGATTGTTCATAAATATGCTGGTGATATGCATGACttggaaatatttttgtataatgaTTGATCTGAATTATTTGACTTATTTGGACTAATTGACTTGTCTCACTGGCCAACATACTTAACCCTGTGTGCAAGACTGTGCACCGGTCCCACATCCTGTGACCACAAGGGGAACTGCTGATCTGATATGATAAAATACTATGGTGGACCACACTTGAGTTcgtggcttgcacatccaccctGTCTACAGTACCATGTATCTAAATGGCTATCTAATTAATATGATCTTTATCTTATACCCGATCTTATAAAAGGTTACGTGTCTTATGCAACGtgagatgcataatacatatataactaaTATGTGGAGTGAAACATGATCATGCATTACGATGAATGACGTGATTGTAGATATCATGACATGCGTAGTACATAAATATTGACTTCTAAAGAActggctttaataataatatatataattagctaACGCATGCCACTCCTAATTTCAAGATCAAGCTACTTACCTCATTGCGTTTCTTCCTGAATTTTACTTCGTAGCTCGTTACTTATACGAAGTACTAAATATCACTaaatttgtaagaaaatgtgccataatattctatttaagtaaataaatactatggaaaatactttaataattattctattatatactagtatcatataatttttcttaacatatctTCATTTTcgatttataattataatagcataaatgttaaaatctattgaaataaacagtgaaaattcatttcataaaatagatttaatcgAACTTAAAGTGTTCAAATAAACAGTAAACATGTATACTGATATTCCTTAGGCATTACTATTAATCTGCCATTTTTAATCTGTCTGCATCTTATGTTAACTTCTGCAGGAAGGGTTTGCTTTTGCTCATTGCACAACCTGCAAGGCCCCTTATCATTTGAGAGTTCATGTTGCTGCTGATAGGAAATGGCGAACCTTGAAATTTCGATTCTTTGTGACTAgagatattatatttatatttctggCTGTTCAGCTTGTAGGTCATCTGTTCTCCACATCCAGTCatgttcttttaattttttatttaatagagaGAACATTGAtattaaatgtttattttatgcaGGTGATTGCTTCACTCGCGTATTTGGTGTATTTGATAGATGGCTACCAGCAGTTCTGGCTTCGTCTTGCATGGGGTTTTGATAGTGAGCTTAGTTTCTATTACATTTGCGGTAAAAACTGAATAACCTAAGTAGCAGTTCTCAAAATGCGTATACAAGTATGCTTGTTGTAAACAGTGTTGGTCAACTTTTTTTCCTTGTAAAATCATTGGTGTGATTCTCATCTTGTGTCACTTATTAGTATGCATAGAGTATTTTGGTCATGCAACTTTGTGTGgtcatatacttatatttatgcTTTTCAAGCAACATATACCAGGTCATGTGCCCCTGGAACATATTGGGATGATTTTCAAGCACAGTATCAAGGTTACAGAGTTATAAATGTAGTTATTAGTtttgcaaaaaataaaggatGCTAGATTCTATGACATTCAAGGATGACAGTTATGATACTCAAACTTCCTTTTTCTGTTAAGACAAAAAATGATGGTGGTGGCAGAGTGGAGGTGCAGGAATTGAAATTTATTGGTAGTTAATGACTCATAAATTTCCTTACAATTATAATCTTTGGTCATATTTTGGCTTAGGAGATGGAATCCGAtaagttaattaaaattttagttttcGATGGTTCGAGACACTAATGCAAGGCTATATGTACTGGCATTCACTTTACCTTTTGCATCAATATATCAATGCCATTTTTGTGTTGGTAATTCATGCATGATATTGGTGAGTACAGGGGCTCTATTGTTTTTTGCACTGCTTGGGCTGTCTGGATGCTTTATTACTTGCTATGATCGAAGAGTTCGCAATGATTTGGCTCAGCCTTGTCGAGAATTATGTCTTTGTTGCTGTCAACCAGGGTATGATTCTGATGCTTATATTGACAAATCATTGGTATAATTAATGCAGATGATTTGTCTTATTGTTTGGTTGCTGCTGTATCATTGTCACTATTACAACGTTGATCCcttgtaggttttttttttttgtgtcttcAACTCTTCCTCTGTCTAATGTGTAAGAGTGATGGGGAGCAAGTTGAGTGCGAGATTGATTATATTGCTTTATGGGAATCATGAGATGCTTACAAGCTAGTGAAAACATGTATCCTGTCATGTGCGCCAACACACACGAGCAAAATGGTTGTCCTTTTTCAATTGTGACATATTCCATGCAGAAAGTGAAATTTTACTGTTAGTAATGCTTATCTATTTTTGTTGCTGTGGACATGGATTCCATTCTTGCTGCTCATATATAGGCAGCTCTACTATGATGATCCTTGGCATACATGCAATTGCTTGAATGCATTCTTACTTTTATTTCAAAAGATTGGGTATTTACAATCATTTCTCATTATCCCCATTGTTGACTTGTCATTTGTTGCAAAAGGCTGCCATTTGTGTTGACACCTTCAATCTGCCTTTGTGCTGCCTCTTGGATTATAATAATCAGACAATGGTTATAAGGTGTTCCgatgaatttttgttttggagttattttagattttactgtatgaaaatattaaatactatTATCTGAGGTGATTATCTATGTAAAACTGAAAAATTTGAATGCTGTTGAATGAGATGATTCAAATTTTCTTTCTGCCGTTGCAGTGTGTGCGCAGATTGTCACCTACCTGGTACTCTCTGTATGTGGACTGACTGTACTACTTGTTTTGAAAGTTGTGCTGGTATGGCAAGTGAATGCGGTTGCTTAGGAGGTGCTGGTGAAGCTGGGTTGCCATTGCTATTTATTATGGCTTTGATTGTTCTGGGACTTTTTACTGTGATTGGGATATTCTACAGTGTGTTGGTGGCCACAATGGTGGGGCAAAGAATTTGGCAGCGTCATTATCACATACTTGCGAAAAGGATGCTTACAAAGGTAAGTGGAATTGACCTGTCCTATTTCTCCCTTTCTTTTTATACAATGATAGACTATAAATAACAGTCGGGAGTGGTTAACATATCTGATATCTCTAGACCTGGCggcataaatatttattttgtgagattGTCTTTCTTCAGTGAGTTTGGAGGGGGCGGGGTATATCGGTTTTCTAGGTTTTCATGGAAACGTGCTAGTGTTTTCAGCCTTCAGGCATTCAGTCTGAGTGATGCTGGAAATATTCTTTTTGATGAGAATTTATGATGATGATGCTGGCTCGTGGAGAatgaatattgaaaatttacttacaaaaaaaaaaaaaaaatgaaaaaaagaatgtATATTGAAAATTGTAGCCTTCCAAAGTACTTTTCTGCAGATAGCTGTGCAACTTTTATGCTCATTTTTTTCTACTATCTTCGTCCTCAAATATCGTAAGGCCACTCGGTCCTGGTTGTGAATctggtttaatttcttttactaGGAATATGTGGTTGAGGATGTAGATGGTGAGATGACAGGATCTGATTGGTCGCCTCCACCTCTCCCGCCAGAGCATGTTCAGCAGCTGAAAACACTTGGTCTCTTATGAAATCAAAGGTTGTATTTCCTGTTAACAAGAATAAGGCAATGTTGAGATGGACTGGCCCTCTATTATGGTCAGTCAGTCCTTACCAGGACTTTCCAAAGTCTAAAACAGTTGTATTGACAAAATCTTAAAGGCACTCACCCTTCATCCGGTCATATGTAAGAGTTTGAATGATAATTTGTGAAGAAGTTTCAGaaattattactattaatatCACCTACCCTTCAGTAAGTGTAAGAACAGGTTTACATATACCTTGAAGAACTAACAATTGGCATATTGATGATACTTTCATGCAATGTTCTTGTGATAGGAATTGTTGTGTTTGTGAAGCTTTTCGTTATATTTTGAAACTTCTGTAATAATCTTAATGAACAACTGGCATTTATGAACCAATCTTTTGTGCACTTGTTCTTAGTTAGATACTTTGTGTTTTCTGGAAGAGAGGCTAACTTTCCACATAAT
The genomic region above belongs to Carya illinoinensis cultivar Pawnee chromosome 4, C.illinoinensisPawnee_v1, whole genome shotgun sequence and contains:
- the LOC122307740 gene encoding uncharacterized protein LOC122307740 isoform X2 — protein: MADRSESSPLVPPTPIAEPSEIDLEAGPGEQIQCRICLETDGRDFIAPCKCKGTSKYVHRECLDHWRAVREGFAFAHCTTCKAPYHLRVHVAADRKWRTLKFRFFVTRDIIFIFLAVQLVIASLAYLVYLIDGYQQFWLRLAWGFDSELSFYYICGALLFFALLGLSGCFITCYDRRVRNDLAQPCRELCLCCCQPGCAGMASECGCLGGAGEAGLPLLFIMALIVLGLFTVIGIFYSVLVATMVGQRIWQRHYHILAKRMLTKEYVVEDVDGEMTGSDWSPPPLPPEHVQQLKTLGLL
- the LOC122307740 gene encoding uncharacterized protein LOC122307740 isoform X1, whose amino-acid sequence is MADRSESSPLVPPTPIAEPSEIDLEAGPGEQIQCRICLETDGRDFIAPCKCKGTSKYVHRECLDHWRAVREGFAFAHCTTCKAPYHLRVHVAADRKWRTLKFRFFVTRDIIFIFLAVQLVIASLAYLVYLIDGYQQFWLRLAWGFDSELSFYYICGALLFFALLGLSGCFITCYDRRVRNDLAQPCRELCLCCCQPGVCADCHLPGTLCMWTDCTTCFESCAGMASECGCLGGAGEAGLPLLFIMALIVLGLFTVIGIFYSVLVATMVGQRIWQRHYHILAKRMLTKEYVVEDVDGEMTGSDWSPPPLPPEHVQQLKTLGLL